A DNA window from Setaria viridis chromosome 2, Setaria_viridis_v4.0, whole genome shotgun sequence contains the following coding sequences:
- the LOC140221878 gene encoding uncharacterized protein, giving the protein MVLLILRRYALDDHVLTDTFPAARTAAWLRLDSIVLSWILGTISLDLHDLVRGTPDTTARRAWLALEGQFLGNAEARALRLDASFRTFVQGDLSVGEFCRKMKTMADSLGDLGWAVEDRILVLNVLRGLNERYAHLRT; this is encoded by the coding sequence ATGGTGCTTCTCATTCTTCGCCGCTACGCCCTCGACGACCATGTCCTCACCGACACCTTCCCTGCGGCTCGGACAGCTGCGTGGCTTCGCCTCGACAGCATCGTCCTATCGTGGATCCTGGGAACCATCTCCCTCGACCTCCACGACCTCGTCCGCGGCACCCccgacaccaccgcccgccgggcCTGGCTGGCGCTCGAGGGCCAGTTCCTGGGCAACGCCGAAGCCCGGGCccttcgtctcgacgcgagCTTCCGCACCTTCGTCCAGGGCGACCTCTCCGTTGGCGAGTTCTGCcggaagatgaagaccatggcGGACTCCCTCGGTGACCTTGGCTGGGCCGTGGAGGACCGGATCTTGGTTCTCAACGTTCTTCGCGGCCTCAACGAGCGCtacgcccacctccgcacctAG